The region GTTATGCTGGGTAAGCCTGTTATTAAAGGTACTCGGATTACAGTTGAATTAATTCTTCGTAAACTGTCGGAAGGTGCCGTAATAGCTGACCTGTTGGCTATGTACCCGCATTTACAGGAAACTGATATTCTGGCAGCCCTAACGTATGCGTCTGATATTCTGGCGAATGAGGAGGTGATTATGCTAAAAGCAGCATGATTATCGCTGACGAAAACATTGATCATAGCCTTATTTTATCAATTCGTAACCTGGGTATTGAGGTATACTCAGTGTATGAATCTAACAGAGGCATTCGTGATGAAACCGTAATAGAGTCATCACGGAATCCGCCACGTGTTATTCTAACAGAAGATAAAGATTTCGGTGAGTGGGTATTTGCGCATAATGTAAAAGGAATTAGTGTCCTTTTTCTTCGGTATCACTTTAAAGAGACCGAAGCTATGCGTGAAGTTCTAATTAATCTTCTGACCGAACGACTAGCCGAATTAGTGGGGTGTTTCACCACCATAACGATTCAAAAAATCAGAACCCGTCGAATCGACTGAACCTTATCCCCAAAGTAGTACAGGGAAGTTTGTTTTGATTTACAGGCCATAGCATTTACCTTTGCCCTATGACTTCACAGGCAACCATCCATCGGCATCATCATTCTGAGCGGTAACGCAGCAGAACGAGATGCTCGTGTTTGTGAATTTGGATAGATATTCCTGATTACCACAATATACAAAGCCCGGTTCTGCCAAAGAGCCGGGCTTTCTTATGTATGAAAACTGTCATTATTAAATATAACGCGGGGAACGTCCAGTCGGTAATGTACGCGCTGGATCGGCTGGGAGCCAGTTATCTGCTTACCGACGATGAAGCCGAAATCCGCTCGGCTGATAAGGTTATCTTTCCCGGCGTTGGCGAAGCCAGTACGGCCATGGCATATCTGCGGGAACGTGGATTGGATAAACTGATTCCGTCGCTCAAACAGCCGGTGCTCGGTACCTGCGTAGGGATGCAGCTCATGTGCCGGTATTCCGAAGAGAACGATACGACCTGCATGGGTATCTTCGATATCGATGTTCGGCGGTTTCCGAACGATGCTGGGCTGAAAGTGCCGCATACCGGCTGGAACAACATCCATACGCTGCGCGGGCCGCTCACGGAAGGCTTAACGGACAATGCGTATGTTTATTTCGTTCATAGTTACGCAGCCGATGTCTGCCCCGAAACGACCGCCATCTGCGATTATGTCCGACCGTTCAGTGCCATGCTGCACCGGGATAATTTTTACGCAGCCCAGTTCCACGCCGAAATCAGCGGAAATGTGGGGCAGCGGATTTTAGAAAACTTTTTGACGTTGTAGTGCCGGGCGTCCCGCCCGGTAAAGAATCTAAATGAGGTCGTTGATATATCGCTTTTTTCAACGCAAAACGTAGAGCCAGAACTTACAAACACGGCCGGGCGGGACGCCCGGTGCTACAGAAATGCATATAATTCCTGCTATTGACCTCATTGATGGTAAAGCCGTCCGGCTTACTCAGGGCGACTACAACCAGAAGAAAGAATACAACGCCCGGCCGCTGGAAGTGGCCAAACAGTTTGAAGATGCCGGTCTGACTCGCCTGCATTTGGTAGACCTCGACGGCGCCAAGGAAAAGCGCGTTATCAACTGGAAAGTTCTCGAATTGATAACGTCAAAGACCAGTCTGCACGTCGATTTCGGCGGTGGCGTTCAGTCGGATGAAGATTTACGGGTTGTGTTCGAGTGCGGGGCTAAGCAAGTGACCGGTGGCAGTATTGCCGTAAAAAATCCTGATCAGATGGAACGTTGGCTTTCGCAACTGGGCTCCGAGAAACTGATTTTGGGCGCTGACGCCAAAAATGAAAAGATTGCCGTTAGCGGCTGGGAAGAAGGTACCGATGTCTGGATCTATGACTTCCTCCAGAACTGGGTTGAGAAAGGAGTCAAATACGTGATCAGTACCGATGTGGCGAAAGACGGGCTGTTACAGGGGCCTTCGTTCGATCTATACCGCAACATGCAGGACCAGTTTCCTGACCTGAACATCATTGCCAGCGGGGGCGTCAGCAACATGGCCGATATTGAAACCCTGGCCGATATGAACGTCTTCGGCGTTATCGTTGGTAAAGCGATTTACGAAGGGCGCGTGACGTTAAAGGAACTGCAAAAGATCAGTGGGCTATAAAAGGTTATGGAACGTTCTATCAGACTCTTCCTGTGTAGCTTCTGCTTGTTCGTTTCAATTATTGCAACTAGCCAGAACGAACTGACGGAAAAACAACCGTTTGAGGAGCTTGCCCAAAAACTTAAGTTAAAAGCACCTAAACTAACTGAGGGTGAGTACGAGATACGAGTGTGGAACAGGCAGGCACTTATGTACGGAGATGCGCAAAGTCTGTACGTTCTGTCAAAAAGGAAGAAAGCGTTTAAGGTAGAAAGGTACATTATTGCCTGGGATGGGCCTAAATTCAGCTATGCG is a window of Spirosoma linguale DSM 74 DNA encoding:
- a CDS encoding protein of unknown function DUF433 (PFAM: protein of unknown function DUF433~KEGG: rpc:RPC_2761 hypothetical protein), which encodes MINYKDRIVSDHQVMLGKPVIKGTRITVELILRKLSEGAVIADLLAMYPHLQETDILAALTYASDILANEEVIMLKAA
- a CDS encoding conserved hypothetical protein (KEGG: rpa:RPA2819 hypothetical protein), whose translation is MIIADENIDHSLILSIRNLGIEVYSVYESNRGIRDETVIESSRNPPRVILTEDKDFGEWVFAHNVKGISVLFLRYHFKETEAMREVLINLLTERLAELVGCFTTITIQKIRTRRID
- a CDS encoding imidazole glycerol phosphate synthase, glutamine amidotransferase subunit (TIGRFAM: imidazole glycerol phosphate synthase, glutamine amidotransferase subunit~PFAM: glutamine amidotransferase class-I; CobB/CobQ domain protein glutamine amidotransferase; SNO glutamine amidotransferase~KEGG: fph:Fphi_0065 imidazole glycerol phosphate synthase subunit HisH), translating into MKTVIIKYNAGNVQSVMYALDRLGASYLLTDDEAEIRSADKVIFPGVGEASTAMAYLRERGLDKLIPSLKQPVLGTCVGMQLMCRYSEENDTTCMGIFDIDVRRFPNDAGLKVPHTGWNNIHTLRGPLTEGLTDNAYVYFVHSYAADVCPETTAICDYVRPFSAMLHRDNFYAAQFHAEISGNVGQRILENFLTL
- a CDS encoding 1-(5-phosphoribosyl)-5-((5-phosphoribosylamino) methylideneamino)imidazole-4-carboxamideisomerase (PFAM: histidine biosynthesis protein~KEGG: hypothetical protein ; K01814 phosphoribosylformimino-5-aminoimidazole carboxamide ribotide isomerase), coding for MHIIPAIDLIDGKAVRLTQGDYNQKKEYNARPLEVAKQFEDAGLTRLHLVDLDGAKEKRVINWKVLELITSKTSLHVDFGGGVQSDEDLRVVFECGAKQVTGGSIAVKNPDQMERWLSQLGSEKLILGADAKNEKIAVSGWEEGTDVWIYDFLQNWVEKGVKYVISTDVAKDGLLQGPSFDLYRNMQDQFPDLNIIASGGVSNMADIETLADMNVFGVIVGKAIYEGRVTLKELQKISGL